CAGTTATCCCTGTGGTAACTTTTCTGACACCTCTAGCTTCAAATTCCGAAGGTCTAAAGGATCGTTAGGCCACGCTTTCACGGTTCGTATTCGTACTGGAAATCAGAATCAAACGAGCTTTTACCCTTCTGTTCCACACGAGATTTCTGTTCTCGTTGAGCTCATCTTAGGACACCTGCGTTATCTTTTAACAGATGTGCCGCCCCAGCCAAACTCCCCACCTGACAATGTCCTCCGCCCGGATCGGCGCGCCGGAGCGCGCCTTGGGTCCAAAAAGAGGGGTAGTGCCCCGCATCCGATTCACggaataagtaaaataacgTTAAAAGTAGTGGTATTTCACTTTCGCCTTTCGGCTCCCACTTATCCTACACCTCTCAAGTCATTTCACAAAGTCGGACTAGAGTCAAGCTCAACAGGGTCTTCTTTCCCCGCTGATTCCGCCAAGCCCGTTCCCTTGGCTGTGGTTTCGCTGGATAGTAGACAGGGACAGTGGGAATCTCATTAATCCATTCATGCGCGTCACTAATGAGATGACGAGGCATTTGGCTACCTTAAGAGAGTCATAGTGCCTCCCGCCGTTTACCCCTTCCCTTTGACATTCAGAGCACTGGGCAGAAATCACATTGCGTGAGCATCCGCAAGGACCATCGCAATGCTTTGTTTTGATTAAACAGTCGGATTCCCCTTGTCCGTACCAGTTCTGAGTCGGCTGTTCGACCCCCGAGGAAGGCCCCCGAGGGAGCCGTTCCCAGTCCGTCCCTCGGCCGGCACGCGACGACCCGCTCTCGCCGCGGGAGCAGCTCGAGCAGTTCGCCGCCAGCCGACGGGTTCGGAACTGGGACCCCCGTGCCCAGCCCTCAGAGCCAATCCTTTTCCCGAGGTTACGGATCCATTTTGCCGACTTCCCTTGCCTACATCGTTCCATCGACCAGAGGCTGTTCACCTTGGAGACCTGATGCGGTTATGAGTACGACCGGGCGCGGACGGCACTCGGTCCTCCGGATTTTCAAGGGCCGCCGGGGGCGCACCGGACACCACGCGACGTGCGGTGCTCTTCCAGCCGCTGGACCCTACCTCCGGCTGAGCCGTTTCCAGGGTGGGCAGGCTGTTAAACAGAAAAGATAACTCTCCCCGAGGCCCCCGCCGACGTCTCCGGACTCCCTAACGTTGCCGTCAGCCGCCGCGTCCCGGTTCAGGAATTTTAACCCGATTCCCTTTCGGAGCACGCGCTGAACGCGCTGTCTGTCGGGCTTCCCCCGACCCTTAGGATCGACTAACCCATGTGCAAGTGCCGTTCACATGGAACCTTTCCCCTCTTCGGCCTTCAAAGTTCTCATTTGAATATTTGCTACTACCACCAAGACCCGCACCGACGGCCGCTCCGCCCGGGCTCGCGCCCAGGGTTTTGCGGCGACCGCCGCGCCCTCCTACTCATCGGGGCCGGGCCCTTGCCCCGACGGCCGGGTATAGGTCGCGCGCTTCAGCGCCATCCATTTTCGGGGCTAGTTGATTCGGCAGGTGAGTTGTTACACACTCCTTAGCGGATTTCGACTTCCATGACCACCGTCCTGCTGTCTTAATCGACCAACACCCTTTGTGGGATCTAGGTTAGCGCGCAGTTGGGCACCGTAACCCGGCTTCCGGTTCATCCCGCATCGCCAGTTCTGCTTACCAAAAAGGGCCCACTGGGAGCTCTCGATCCCCTGGCGCGGCTCAACGGAGCAGCCGCGCCGTCCTACCTATTTAAAGTTTGAGAAGAGGTCGAGGGCGTTGCGCCCCCGATGCCTCTAATCATTGGCTTTACCCGATAGAACTCGCGCTCGAGCTCCAGCTATCCTGAGGGAAACTTCGGAGGGAACCAGCTACTAGACGGTTCGATTAGTCTTTCGCCCCTATACCCAAGTCAGACGAACGATTTGCACGTCAGTATCGCTGCGGGCCTCCACCAGAGTTTCCTCTGGCTTCGCCCCGCTCAGGCATAGTTCACCATCTTTCGGGTCCCGACAGGTATGCTCACTCGAACCCTTCTCAGAAGATCAAGGTCGGTCGGCGTTGCACCCCTCGGGGGGGATCGCGCCGGTCAGCTTCCTTACGCCTTACGGGTTTGCTCGCCCGTTGACTCGCACACATGTCAGACTCCTTGGTCCGTGTTTCAAGACGGGTCGAATGGGGAGCCCGCTGGCCAGCGCCGGGAGCGCCCAGTTGCCGAGGCACGCCGTGGGCGCGCGCTGTCCGCCACGATCGGGGCGACGGCGTTCCGCGGGCATATCNNNNNNN
This is a stretch of genomic DNA from Sesamum indicum cultivar Zhongzhi No. 13 unplaced genomic scaffold, S_indicum_v1.0 scaffold00495, whole genome shotgun sequence. It encodes these proteins:
- the LOC105180270 gene encoding uncharacterized protein LOC105180270; translated protein: MIGRADIEGSKSNVAMNAWLPQASYPCGNFSDTSSFKFRRSKGSLGHAFTVRIRTGNQNQTSFYPSVPHEISVLVELILGHLRYLLTDVPPQPNSPPDNVLRPDRRAGARLGSKKRGSAPHPIHGISKITLKVVVFHFRLSAPTYPTPLKSFHKVGLESSSTGSSFPADSAKPVPLAVVSLDSRQGQWESH